From the Thunnus albacares chromosome 24, fThuAlb1.1, whole genome shotgun sequence genome, one window contains:
- the dusp27 gene encoding serine/threonine/tyrosine-interacting-like protein 2, with protein sequence MASTNESRERRDQTVPNGDEEEKEEEEEEGETVRGIQSHYLRCPSPSFSMVSDSRFSMISGSDAASIFMEPIHLSSAIAAKKIINEELPPRGVRTESIPESMLETAEQLMVEDLYNRVRDMIDDRSPYNTPCVLDIQRAMVQDRLEAPSNPVDEVWPSIFIAEKSVAVNKARLKRMGITHILNTAHGTGVYTGESFYAGMNIQYMGIEVDDFPDSDISVHFRPTAEFLDEALLTHKGKVLVVSMMGVSRSAVLVASYLMIFQHMSIMEALTSMRKKRAINPNEGFLKQLRELNENLMEERDDDDETLSQCSVIDARTRARIFGEGGDDYDDDDDDTDKEEDESMIEVKAQSIMMEEEEDGASVMSSVASSAAAAALRSGLIGAQNGLDNQASTGVQEKLVLPEQEGGEDGDDDDGLGSMIREWQRRNEVYQSDEWWEAQLNSDGEDGESLAGGRPRKPGGGGDADVDSVTSEDVRAVKERVKRRNRRPPSDAMSTSSCTSYSDLWKQRLKEIEEQAAARYRKKEDDEGSESTATEEGEGGKKKINDDVESLLSDTSSMYNFCQRNKEKMTPLERWRIKRIQFGWNKKDREDGEKSSVGDGDGEEEAKTPSFQEVNLTAYQAWKLRQQKRYGEENTDEILEMSRGEDSATVKRRQRREEILERAKKNLEESQSMCGWENESCVSGGTIPLSAFWAGAGVMGPPSVANDDNMSMLSGRSSVISSVSQARSTRSAQSAAPVNPLTPVPPILPVPTAQGPGGEPMVNLASIQNWIANVVSETIKQKQSEMSLPPPSRAGSELSFGGASSVISGRGIDDDKASMLSGASYSSALSQGQGRAASVLSGGGSSSISGLTGRGSALGSTLGSTLGSTLGSSLGSKKKITTTSVPLFSLFQDQVNLSKLDAMDKEIKSEMRGKMATYEKKKILEDNKRSTLYKKKKPKEDEDEEEERKMKEEEFLEEAKKKEKPVRTFGLSGCLNLNPALEKDKNTSIDDWLKSVRPPPRKPASGSEAIPEEDPYDDLDASASEFDFSSRRASYAADEEDEERYGVTSRYRSRLHNDLSSEDTSCNGFTQSQSYSRAGRSYGAYDESDEGTESYHDFSTKRKFTHHSRYESNDTEGRSSRREDTNDEEEDDIAAFIAQTRQRARARAAAEAEDDEVLSAWKVQQETKSQSRSES encoded by the exons ATGGCATCGACCAATGAGAGCAGGGAGCGCAGGGATCAGACGGTTCCCAATGGAGacgaggaggaaaaggaggaggaggaggaggagggggagaccGTCCGAGGAATCCAGTCTCATTATCTCCGCTGTCCGTCTCCCAG tttCTCCATGGTGTCAGACTCCAGGTTCTCCATGATCTCCGGCTCCGACGCTGCGAGCATCTTCATGGAGCCCATCCACCTCTCATCAGCCATCGCCGCCAAGAAGATCATCAACGAGG AGCTGCCGCCTCGTGGCGTGCGCACCGAGTCCATCCCGGAGTCCATGCTGGAAACCGCCGAGCAGCTGATGGTGGAAGACTTGTACAACCGCGTCAGAGACATGATCGACGACCGCAGCCCCTACAACACCCCCTGTGTGCTGGACATCCAGAGGGCCATGGTGCAGGACCGCCTGGAGGCCCCCTCCAACCCCGTGGACGAGGTGTGGCCCAGCATCTTCATCGCCGAGAA atcTGTTGCGGTCAACAAGGCTCGTCTGAAGCGAATGGGAATCACCCACATCCTCAACACCGCCCACGGCACAGGGGTCTACACAGGGGAGTCTTTCTACGCAGGCATGAACATCCAGTACATGGGCATCGAGGTGGACGACTTCCCCGACTCCGACATCTCGGTGCACTTCAGGCCCACCGCCGAATTCTTGGATGAAGCTCTGCTGACGCACAAAG GGAAAGTTCTTGTGGTTTCCATGATGGGCGTCAGTCGCTCTGCTGTCCTGGTGGCGTCCTACCTGATGATCTTCCAGCACATGTCCATCATGGAGGCCCTGACCTCCATGAGGAAAAAACGTGCCATCAACCCCAACGAGGGCTTCCTGAAGCAGCTGCGAGAGTTGAACGAGAACCTGATGGAGGAACGCGACGACGATGACGAAACACTCAGCCAGTGTTCTGTCATCGACGCTCGCACACGTGCTCGCATCTTTGGCGAGGGCGgggatgattatgatgatgatgatgatgatacagaTAAAGAGGAAGACGAGAGCATGATCGAGGTGAAAGCGCAGTCCATcatgatggaggaggaggaggacggagcCAGCGTGATGAGCAGCGTCGCCtcttctgcagctgctgcagcgcTCAGGAGTGGATTGATCGGAGCGCAGAACGGGCTGGACAACCAGGCATCAACCGGCGTTCAAGAAAAGCTTGTTCTCCCTGAGCAGGAGGGTGGCGAAGACGGAGACGATGACGATGGTTTGGGCAGCATGATCCGCGAGTGGCAGCGGAGAAACGAGGTGTACCAGAGTGACGAGTGGTGGGAGGCGCAGTTGAACAGCGACGGGGAAGATGGGGAATCTCTTGCCGGGGGCCGACCAAGGAAGCCCGGAGGAGGTGGAGATGCTGACGTGGACAGCGTCACCAGCGAGGATGTACGAGCTGTGAAGGAGCGGGTGAAGCGTCGCAACAGACGTCCTCCCTCCGACGCGATGTCCACCTCCAGTTGCACAAGTTACTCCGATCTTTGGAAACAGAGGCTGAAGGAGATTGAGGAACAAGCCGCCGCTCGCTATCGCAAGAAAGAAGACGACGAAGGTAGCGAGAGCACCGCTacagaagaaggagaaggaggaaagaagaagatTAATGATGATGTGGAAAGCCTCCTCTCCGACACCAGCTCCATGTACAACTTTTGCCAGAGGAACAAGGAGAAGATGACGCCTTTGGAGCGCTGGCGCATCAAGAGGATCCAGTTTGGCTGGAACAAGAAAGATCGGGAGGACGGAGAGAAAAGTTCAGTCGGCGACGGTGACGGCGAGGAAGAAGCCAAGACGCCATCCTTCCAAGAGGTCAACCTGACGGCCTATCAGGCATGGAAGCTGAGGCAGCAGAAGCGATACGGGGAGGAGAACACGGATGAGATTTTGGAGATGAGTCGGGGTGAAGACTCTGCGACGGTCAAACGGAGGCAGAGGCGTGAGGAGATTCTGGAGCGTGCAAAGAAGAATCTAGAAGAGAGTCAGTCCATGTGTGGCTGGGAGAACGAGAGCTGCGTCAGCGGAGGGACGATACCGCTCTCAGCCTTCTGGGCCGGAGCCGGAGTCATGGGTCCGCCAAGCGTCGCCAACGATGACAACATGTCGATGCTCAGCGGCAGGTCATCTGTCATATCTTCAGTTTCGCAGGCTCGCAGCACGAGATCTGCACAATCTGCTGCCCCAGTTAATCCACTGACACCAGTCCCTCCCATCCTCCCAGTTCCAACTGCACAGGGCCCTGGAGGTGAGCCAATGGTCAATCTGGCCAGCATCCAAAACTGGATCGCTAACGTCGTCTCTGAAACCATCAAACAGAAGCAGAGTGAGATGAGCCTGCCTCCTCCATCACGTGCGGGATCGGAGCTTAGCTTCGGCGGTGCATCAAGCGTGATTTCTGGCCGGGGCATAGACGATGACAAAGCATCAATGTTGAGCGGCGCTTCCTACTCCAGCGCTCTGTCACAGGGTCAAGGCAGGGCGGCGTCGGTCCTCTCAGGTGGCGGGTCCAGCAGCATCTCTGGCCTCACTGGAAGAGGCTCGGCGCTGGGCTCCACACTTGGCTCCACACTTGGCTCCACACTGGGCTCCAGCCTGGGCTCCAAGAAGAAAATCACCACCACCAGCGTCCCTCTTTTCAGCCTCTTCCAGGACCAAGTCAACCTGAGCAAACTGGATGCCATGGACAAGGAGATCAAGTCCGAGATGAGGGGCAAGATGGCAACCTATGAAAAGAAGAAGATCCTGGAGGACAACAAGCGCAGCACTCTctacaagaagaagaaaccgAAGGAGGAcgaagacgaggaggaggagagaaagatgaaagaggAGGAGTTTCTTGAGGAGgcaaagaaaaaggagaaaccTGTGAGGACTTTCGGCCTCTCTGGGTGTCTGAATCTCAACCCAGCGCTGGAGAAAGATAAGAACACCAGCATCGACGACTGGCTGAAAAGCGTCAGGCCTCCACCGAGGAAACCAGCCTCCGGATCGGAAGCAATCCCAGAAGAGGACCCCTACGACGATCTCGACGCCTCTGCTTCTGAATTCGACTTCTCCAGCCGCAGAGCGTCCTACGCTGCCGATGAAGAGGACGAGGAGAGGTACGGCGTCACCTCCAGATACAGATCAAGATTGCACAATGATCTATCAAGTGAGGACACTTCCTGCAACGGGTTCACACAATCCCAAAGCTACAGCCGAGCGGGAAGGTCATATGGCGCTTACGACGAGAGCGACGAGGGTACGGAGAGCTACCACGACTTCTCCACCAAGAGAAAATTCACCCATCATTCACGATATGAAAGCAATGACACGGAggggaggagcagcaggagggaggacaccaatgacgaggaggaggatgacATTGCTGCCTTCATCGCCCAAACCAGGCAGAGGGCAAGAGCTCGGGCCGCCGCCGAGGCCGAAGACGACGAGGTGCTCTCCGCCTGGAAGGTGCAGCAAGAAACAAAGTCACAGAGTAGAAGTGAATCTTAG
- the LOC122976280 gene encoding moesin-like yields MEIKGCEDEKEEEKDCKEESDSPKPLLQDAESAEKLSVDGAETGGEADQEHAAKTLSEQDVYHTSPSSHNDSEEAESAAHEPPTDTNLPSVDARLHPRELSAEEETQSLEELELLFQTLTADPGTGRQGEDITPELQTGCSLEGKETLMDAEQGSKDVTPTPSKEEGELKETPVAEVKEEENSSKMNGESDDKKNGGEETTKYKTVSYRKIRRGNTRQRIDEFEAMMNS; encoded by the exons ATGGAGATTAAAGGATGTGAAGacgaaaaagaagaagagaaagactgCAAAGAGGAATCAGATTCCCCAAAACCACTTCTTCAAGATGCTGAATCGGCTGAAAAGCTGAGCGTTGACGGTGCAGAGACAGGAGGTGAAGCGGACCAAGAGCACGCTGCCAAAACCCTCAGCGAGCAGGACGTTTATCACACATCGCCGAGCAGCCACAATGACAGCGAGGAAGCAGAATCAGCTGCTCACGAGCCTCCGACAGACACAAACCTCCCTTCTGTCGACGCTCGTCTGCATCCGAGAGAGCTttcagcagaagaagaaacgcAGAGTTTGGAGGAACTGGAGCTTCTTTTTCAAACGCTGACAGCAGATCCTGGAACTGGACGTCAAGGTGAAGATATCACACCTGAACTACAGACAG GTTGCAGTTTGGAGGGGAAAGAGACGTTGATGGACGCTGAACAAGGAAGCAAAGATGTCACTCCGACCCCGTCGAAGGAGGAAGGGGAGCTTAAAGAAACTCCTGTGGCggaagtgaaggaggaggaaaactCCTCCAAGATGAACGGAGAGTCGGATGACAAGAAGAACGGCGGCGAAGAGACAACGAAGTACAAAACTGTGTCCTACAGGAAGATCCGGAGAGGCAACACCCGGCAGAGGATCGATGAGTTTGAGGCCATGATGAACTCGTGA